Part of the Chitinophagales bacterium genome is shown below.
AGTATGTAGATGACCAATTGGCTAATGGTGATGACTGGGATAAAACTGGAGATGACATATATAATAACAATGCAGGAAATGTAGGAATTGGCGAGGATACTCCTCTTCAGAGTCTTGAGGTTGTTGGAAATGTTGTTCAGGGTAATGGTTCAAACCTCATCATAGCAGCGCTAGAGTCCCGTGTTCCAGTTCCAAGCATTAAGAAGGCTAGTGAAGTGAGTTTTTCTGGATCAAACGCCAACTATCCAAATTTAGTTGGAGAATCAGATCCTTGTTCAGGGCTAGTTACATGGGCTGCAGCGAAAGCTCATGCTGAGGCCCAAGGTGGGCGATTGCCGACTGTTGACGAGGTGCTCTCAAACGTTGCAGAGGGATCCGGTTGTGGTTATGACTCAGAATATGTTTGGACCCAAACTAAATGCGGGTACAACTCTTATTTTGTAGCTCCCGGTGATAATATTTCGCTTTCAACACTTCCAGTAGAATGTCGATCTGCAACTGCAACGGCCAACACAAGGTTTGTCGCTGAAGTTGACAAAGGCAATTTACCCGCTATTACAGATGGAGAAGGTGCTTTGCGTACCGATAAGATTAAAGCAAGAGTTGGCAACGGAATCGAATTTGTAGATGATAACGACAATATTGGAATTGCACTTTTAGATGGAGGTGATCTTCGTTTTGATAATTATACTAATGGTTTCTTACAGGTAGATGGAAGTGGAAATGTAAGTTCAGTGGCTACCATTCCTTCGGGAAGCATTAACGAAGTCGATCCAACCTGGAACGGTACTGCTTCTACAGGATCAGATATTAATAGATCGGGAAGAGTGCTTTTAAATGGTGGCAGTGCGGCAACAGATTATTCCAATGCGAGTGTTGCTTTGGAAATCGATCATGCTGGTGATGGAACTGCGGGTTTACAAATGAATGGCACAACCTCTGCTTATAGAATTGGCATTCAGGATGGTTTTGGTAGAGTACATCATTATTGGAATGCCTATGATAGCGGTAGTGATCATAGATATGATGTAAGTAGTGAACCTGCAACATGGATGGAAACTGGTTCAGGTGCCGGTTTTGAATTTAGTACTGCACCAAGTGGAACGGCTGGTGATATTATTTCTTGGGATCTAGGTTTAAAAGTTGATGATGGTAGAGTAGGAGTTGCTGGTGGAACTAATGGAAGCTACGAATTATATGTAAATGGAAAAATTGGTTCGAACGGCATCAATGAAACCTCTGATGAACGCCTGAAAAAAGACATCCAACCCCTCGAAAATGCACTTGAAGTTATAAATGCACTTGAGGGTGTGAGTTATTACTGGCGCGTGGATGAATTTCCCGATAAAAACTTTTCTGACAGAAAAGAAATTGGGGTAATTGCCCAGGAAGTGGAAAAAATCTTGCCAGAGGTCGTTGATACAGATTCTGAAGGCTATAAGTCAGTGCAATACAGTCACTTGGTGCCTATTTTGATTGAGGCTCTAAAAGAAGTTTCCAATGAACTTGAATTACTTAAAGATCATTATGCAAATAGGGTGAATGTTAAAAATTGTAAGATTGATCACCTGGAAAATGATGTTGAGCAGCTCAAATCTGAAATGCGTGAATTGAAAATGATGATTGAGATGTCAGCCCAAAAATAATGGCCATGAAACACTTATACTTTTTAACCGCAATAATTTTAGTTTTTTCACTTCATCTCAACGCTCAAAACGTGGGTATTGGCGAAGCTGCACCCTCTACCAAATTAGAAATCAAAGGTGATTCAGGAGCTGACCTACTGAATGTTAAAGACAATGCAGACAATTCCAAACTCTTTATAGATGATGCCGGAAGAATAGGTATTGGCACCACTACTCCCGGAGGAAATTTTGGTGGGCACTCAGTTGCCAGCAATCCAATGATGCATTTTGTTGATGCTACCGATATGGCTCAACTTTCTGAAGTATTGCGTCTTGAGCGTTATGCTGGTGGAAGTGATATTGCTGCAGGAACCGGTGGGAGCATTGGGTTTTACAATGCCGATAATAATGATGGCAGTGGGGAAGTGGCCAGAATTTCCTGGCAGCACGATGGTGGTGACGGTACAAGTACTGAAGGAGATGGGATGTTGGAATTTTGGACCTCACAGGTTGGGCAAAGCGATGGCAACCCCGAAAGAAGAATGACCATACGTTCAAATGGAAATATAGGTATTGGTACGGTAGAACCATGGGAAAAATTAGATATTGTAGGAGTTGCTTTTTTAAGAGCTGCTCCAAGCCATTCAACAGATGCAGAACAATTGCGCTTTGGGCGTGAAGATATAAATGTGCGCTATCACTCGGTACACTCCTATCATAGCGGTAATGCTTCTGCGAATTACATTCAGTTTAAACTGCACGATGCGGTAACTTCTACCAGTCAGTCGGATGTATTGATGATCAGGGGAGACGGAAGGGTAGGAGTAAATACAATTAACCCCGCTTTTGCTTTTGATGTTACCGGAAATGCT
Proteins encoded:
- a CDS encoding tail fiber domain-containing protein, whose amino-acid sequence is MKKFLLQLIPLVLISFILNAQNVGIGTPLPSEKLHVIGAGYFHNDIGAIKIDNVANEPANGYVRSSIVSSRDGDLEWDAANDQWTLGSGSNNDFTAIMHSSQGELAFFTGGNNAFSTLSNTDFRNQFQHMTINSAGNVGIGIINPASYKLYVAGNARLNSLNINGAYDFPTNAGAANYVLKSDGAGNLVWDDANNLVNGDNLGDHTATQTLNLNGNDINNIESSIYNNTETSYHADINGRLIYDQSEGMMIYDDYIGGTRTGTGWARIWDENNFTSLDGSGSGLDADLLDGQNGPYYLDNTDNQNLSNVLGVGNSAGSSKIINMANPTNDQDAATKKYVDDQLANGDDWDKTGDDIYNNNAGNVGIGEDTPLQSLEVVGNVVQGNGSNLIIAALESRVPVPSIKKASEVSFSGSNANYPNLVGESDPCSGLVTWAAAKAHAEAQGGRLPTVDEVLSNVAEGSGCGYDSEYVWTQTKCGYNSYFVAPGDNISLSTLPVECRSATATANTRFVAEVDKGNLPAITDGEGALRTDKIKARVGNGIEFVDDNDNIGIALLDGGDLRFDNYTNGFLQVDGSGNVSSVATIPSGSINEVDPTWNGTASTGSDINRSGRVLLNGGSAATDYSNASVALEIDHAGDGTAGLQMNGTTSAYRIGIQDGFGRVHHYWNAYDSGSDHRYDVSSEPATWMETGSGAGFEFSTAPSGTAGDIISWDLGLKVDDGRVGVAGGTNGSYELYVNGKIGSNGINETSDERLKKDIQPLENALEVINALEGVSYYWRVDEFPDKNFSDRKEIGVIAQEVEKILPEVVDTDSEGYKSVQYSHLVPILIEALKEVSNELELLKDHYANRVNVKNCKIDHLENDVEQLKSEMRELKMMIEMSAQK